TTAAAATGACGCTTTCGTATCCTGGAAGTTATGAACTCCGGAGCAGATGGAGCTCATGAGACGGAGTTTTGAAGGCCAGTCCGACAGGCTCCTAGGTAAATTTGCTATTCAGCATGCAGTAGTTGACGAACTCGGGAAACGTGGGGATGGTCATTATCTCTTTTCCCGACTGTTCTTGGCCGTTGCCGACGCCTATCTCGATACCCGCTTCGAAAACATCGGCATGAAGAAAACTAGAATGCTTGAGATCAGGCAATTCCAACTTCCTGCAACCGCTGAACTCGCAGTTTTGCGTGAAAAAATCTGGCAACGGCTGTTCACTCTCTACGAACGTCATAATTTAAGAGATGAGGTTTTAGGGGTAATCCGCCACTATTGTACGAATCCATTGGGGGTGACGAACAGCGAGGTTGTCAGAGACGACTCCAAGTGCGTATTGCCGTTCCTTGAATATGCGCTCGATCAAAACAGTTATCTGCACTGCAACGTGATGCATGACTACCTCAACCTTCTCGAAAAGCACGACGGAGTAGTCCCGGAAGAGCTACGAGTTCACTTTTGTAACGACACCTTCAAGCTCGCAAAGTTGCTCCACATGAGCTGGTGTGACCATCGTGAACCGGAAGTGACATATGAGGAGTTCGAGCAATATAAACGAGAGCGTTTGGAAGAACATACGAAGAGCTATACGCTTAACGACTACACCGTTTTTTTTGAGCGCTGTATCGATATCTGGAAGTCTTTGGACGGAAAGATGGGCGATGACGAATTTAAGCAGGGTGTTATATACGTTCTTCTTGCACTGGCAGAACGGGACTCCGAATTATACACTCTAACGCTGGAACTGTATCTCGAACACGGGGAGCTTCTTCAATTGCCCCCCCATCTCCTGATTCGAAAGCTTATAGAGCAGCAAGGCCGCTGCGGAGCGTTAAAGCTTCTTGATGGACGAGACTATCCGACAAAAATGAGGTGGCTCTTCACTTTTCACGAAGCGTTGCCGGCTGAAGACGCGGACGAAGAAATGCTCGCTCACTTGTATGGACTTTACGAAGCAGCGGAAGGAAAGGACATGCCCAGCAAGTTGGACTATCTGCTCAAGTATCTGTCTCTAGATGAGCGCGTTGTTGCTAAAGTAGTGGCGATAGTGCTGAACAAATCAAAGAGTGATTCATCCTGTCTTCATATTCTTACGATGTTATTCAACCCCCATGTAGAAATTGCTCCTTTATTTTTTGAATTGTTCATCGAGAACCTCGAACTTCTCAAGGAGACCTATCTGACTGCTGGGAACGCACGCTCCCACAACGACTATAATGGGCGGGTGTTCGAGCTTCTTATAGAAAATGATCCTGACTTCATTGCAGAATATGTCGATTGGAAATATAAAACCGCTGCGCAAGGTTGGATAAATAGCTATGACGACCAAAGGAACTACTCTTTCATCTGGCTTCGCGCTGATCATCAAGAGATCATGGACAAGGTGATTGAAAGTGTGTACAGACATGAACGTGATCATTCCGCATATATAGAGCCTTATCTGAAGTGTTTTTTTCTGACCAGAGGGATTGATCACGTACCAGAAGGCGAGGAGCGGGAACGCCAAGATATTTTCTTGTTGCGCATTATTGATGAGCGGAGTCAAGATACTGACTTTATAAAATATCTATTCAGCGTTATAGCGCATTTTCAGCCAGAGCGGAGATACCAGTTCATTCAGCGCTTTGTCCATCGGAATAAAAGGTTTGAAGCATTCATGCGTCTTTCTTTAGAGCCCTCTCTTTGCTCTTGGGAAGGTAGCATGGTGCCCACGTTAGAGAAACGCATTGACTTTTGGAAGGCATTGCTGCCATTAATGAACACAGTGGCTCTCTTGCAGCATAAGCAACATATCGAACGACGCGTTCAAGATCTACGTGCGCAAATCGAGCAGGAAAAGAAAAACGATTTTATTGGAGATTAAATTTGAATGAGCAATCCGGCTTGGTGGCAGAACAAGGAGAATCGACGACATGAGTACAAGCGCTTACTTCCCTGAATCCTTCTTGCTGTTGCAACAAGAAGGATATCTTATTCGTTCCTGCCTTGCGACTGGACTCACTCAACTTCGTAAGGCTCATGTACACAATAAAGGAGAGCTCTATTCTGCTCTATTCAACTTGTCCATTGGAACAGAACGGCTTATGAAGGCTATCATGATCATACATCACATGCTGAACAACGACTTAGCCGTGCCAACAAGGGTTCAATTAAAGGGTTGCGGACACGATATAAAAACCTTGTATTCGAAATGTGTTGCGATTTCTTCCAACGAAAAAGCTCACGTCCCTGCAATTTCAACCCTCGATTCGACGACTCGGGAAATTGTAGAATTGCTGAGTGAATTTGCCCAATCTACGCGTTACCACAACCTTGATGCTTTATGCTCATCGGCTTCCGGCAAAGATCCTCTTCAGCATATCAACGAAATATTGCGTATGGTTATTGACGGGGATGTACCGGCTTCTTCTGCTCGACGGATTAGTGAGTTAAGAAAAAGACTAGCCTCGGATATGGGTGACTGCTTTATGATTATCGCGCAAGGATTGGACGGAAGCGATCTTACTCTTGAGCAAGGGCTTGTTTTACCAGCGTTGCATGAAAAAGCAGTACCTTACATCATTGTTAGGCTTATTCAGTTGCTTGCTCCGATAAAGGAGCTAATCGAGTGTCTATGCGATAAAGCATACAAACTTTCTCTTTCACAGCCCCCGTTTCCTCAGATGCACGAGTTTGTCAATTTCCTTGGAGTAGACCTAAAGTATGCTTTGCACAAGAAGCGATGGCCTTAAAAATTAAAGACATATGACAGTTTCAAAACGACTTTGACGCAGAAAACAATTTTAGCCTTACATTTAAAGAAAGCGACCGATGATTCCCTGATAACGACAAAGACAACCCGGCAACGCCCTGCTTAAAGGCAAGGAGGCTGCCGGGTGTCTTGTTCTCTCACAACGCCTTCTGCTCCACCCGGCGGAAGACGCTGCCCAGGTGCCCGGCCTCGCCCACCAGGGGAACCCTCCATCCCTTGCCGCTCAGTTCGAGGAGGGTAATGCTTCCGTTGGCGAGCTGGAACCGCCAGAAGCTGGAGAGGGGGCTGTCGAAAATCCGGCAGAGGATGACCTTGAGTACCGCATCATGAGAGACCACCATGACGGATTCGCCCTCTTCCTCCACCGTCCGCAGGAAGGCCGGCCAGGCACGCTTCTGTACGTCCGCCAGGCTCTCCCCGCCGGGCATGGTCACAAGCTCGGGGTGGCCGTGCCAGGCCGCGAGCATTCCCGGCCATTCCGCCTCCACTTCGCCGGCGGTGCGCCCTTCCCAGAGGCCGTGGCTTATCTCGACGAGGCCCCCGTTCATTTCCACCGGCAGCCCAGTCAGCTCCTCCAGGGGGCGGGCGGTTTCCCGGGTTCTGGCAAGAGGGCTCGCCACGATTCTGTCCAGGGATACATCCTTCAGCGTCTCCGCGACAGCCCGGGCCTGGCCCAGTCCCGTCCGGTTCAGCGGGATGTCCATCTGCCCCTGGAACCGCCCTTCCCTGTTCCAGTCCGTTTCCCCGTGCCGCACAAGAAAGATCCTCTTCATCACAGGGCCTCCGAGAAGTTCACTTTCGCGGCCCAGAGAAGGTCCGCGTCGGCCTTGAAGGTCTCTATGACCTTCGGCGGTATGTCGCTGTCGATCTGGAGGGCTCCCACGGCGAGGCCGCTGCCGTTTTTCCGCCCCAGGGCGAAGTTGGCGATGTTGGACCCCGCCTCGCCGAGGATGGTCCCCACCTTCCCGATGACCCCCGGGCGGTCGTGGTTGCTGAACAGGAGCACCGTTCCCTCGGGAACGAACTCGATCCAGTAGCCGTTCAGGTTCACCACCCGCTGCCGGCCTTCCTCGGTGACGGTGCCTGCCACGGTCACTTCTTCCCGGGAGCCTGCGGCCCCGATGGTCACTTCCAGAAGGTTTTTGTAGGTGCCTCCCTCCGCCCGGCTCTCTTCCACGGCGATCCCCTTGTCGGAAGCCAGGAGGGGAGCGGACATGTAGTTCACCTCCGGGCCGTGGGAAACCTCGAGCATGCCCTTGAGCCCCGCCACGGTGAAGGGGGAGTAGTGGTAGGGCACCTCGAAGCAGATGGGGTCGTCCCCTCCCGGGAAGAGGGGCCCCCGGAGGGTGACGCGGATCGACTTCACCGGCTCCCGGAGGAGGTTGGCGGCGAGGTACCCCATCTTGCGGGCGAGGGAGAGATAGGCTTTCCGCCCGTCGCTGAGAAGCTGCTCCGAGAAGGGGAGGTTCACCGCGTGTTCGTAGGGTTTTCCCAGGAGGGCGGCGGCGAGGTTGGAGGCGGCGATCACCGCCACGGCGGACTGGGCCTCTTCCGTGTTGGCGCCGATGTGGGGGGTCAGGATGACTTTCTCCCGGAGGTCCTGGGCGAGGAGCGGATGGTCCGCCCGCACGGGCTCGCCGTCGAAGACGTCGAAGGCCGCGCCGGAAAGAAGGCCGGAGCGCACCCCTTCGGCCACGGCCTCCTCGTCCACAAGACCCCCCCGGGCGCAGTTCACCAGGAAGGCCCCCCGCTTGCAGGCCCGAAGCGCCGGAGCGTCGAGCAGCCGCCTGGTTTCGGCGGTGAGGGGAACATGGAGGGTAACCATGTCGGCGAGGGAGAGGGCCCCGGCGAGGTCGTCCAGGAGCTGGGCCCCGGCGCGGTCCGCCTTTTCCTTCGATATGTAGGGGTCGTAGGCGGACACCTCCATGCCGAAGGCCCGGCACCGGAGGGCCACCTGGGTTCCGATCCGCCCGAGGCCGATGACCAGCAGCCGTTTTCCTGAGAGCTGCATTCCCATGAAGCGGCTCCGCTTCCATTCGCCCAGAGACAGGGAATTCCACGCCTGGGAAACCTTCCTGACCAGAGAGAGCATCATGGCCATGGTGTGCTCCGTGGCCGCGAGGGTATTGCCCGTGGGGGCGTTGATCACCACGATTCCCCGGCGGCTCGCCGAAGCGAGGTCGATGTTGTCCACACCGACGCCGGCCCTGGCCACAGCCCGGAGCTTCTTCGCCGCTCCGAGCACTTCGGCGTCGAGGGGAGTGCCGCTGCGGGTCAGCATGCCGTCTGCATCGGCCACCGCCTCCAGCAGCTCGTCCCTGGTGAGACCGGTCCGAACCTCCACCCGGAGGTCCTTTTCCTTGCGAAGCAGCCCGACACCAGCCTCCGATACTGTATCCGTCACGAGCACTTTCATTTTTCATTCTCCTTCCTTGTTCCGCCTGTTCCGGAACGGCGGGGCTGCGAAAGCGCAGCCCTCCCCTGAAAACGAACAGGGGCCGGAAGGGTTGTTCCCCTCCGGCCCCTATGGCTGCGAAATTTCCCGCTGCTTTTCCGCTCTATTCTGTCTCGGGCTGCGGCCTCTTCCCCGCCGGCACGGGAAGACCAGCCCTTCCGGACCAGCCGGAAGAGGAGGAGGAAGATGATCCCGTACCCAGATTCCAGAAAAGACACACAGAGTTCATAAGCGGCAGCTCCCCGAAAAAAGTTGTTCACTTTATATCAGCATAACCTATCAATGTCAATAGCTTTTTCTGAATTCCTGCCCGGACAACGGTGAAGCAGGGGGGAAAAACACCCCCGGCGATCCCCGGGAAATTATACCCGAAAGCTTCGCGGCGACCGCACATATCTTGACAAAATTCCGCCCGTTATCTAAGATACTAACATATCAGACCACCCATTCGGTCTAGTGTGAATTGGGTGATTATTTTCCCGGACAGTTTTCCGCCGCAATGGTTCTTCCCGAACCGCCTTTCGCTCGGGAGGATCCGCCCCAAAGGATTACCGGCCCCAGGGCCCGTAATTAATACAGTCAGGGAGGAATGAACCATGAAGAAAGCATTGTTGCTGCTGGTCTGCTTTATGATCCTCGCATCCGGCGCCCCGGTCGTGGCCGCGGAGGTGGAGGGGAACGGAAAGTCCTACGAGCTCATGGTGTCCACCCAGCTCGCCGATTCCCATCCTTTCTGCCAGGGTTTCTACGCCCTCGCGAAGAGGGTGAGCGAAAGAACCGGCGGCAAGCTGACGGTGAAGGTTTTCCCCAGCGCCCAGCTCGGCAGTGACGAAGACGTCATCGAGCAGGCGATTCAGGGCGTCAACGTGGCGGTGGTCACCGACGCCGGACGGATGGCCAACTACGTGAAGAACATCGGCATCGTGGGCATGGCCTATTTCGCCGACAACTACGACGAGGTCATGAAGGTCCAGCAGACGAATTTCTGGAAAGAGAACGTCAAGAAACTTGCTGAAGAGAACGGCATCCGGGTTCTTTCCTTCAACTGGTTCGACGGCGCCCGCCACTTCCTCACCAACAAGCCCGTCAGGAAGCCCGAAGATCTCAAGGGCGTCCGTATCCGCACTCCCGGCGCTCCCGCATGGTCCCGGTCCGTGGCCGCCCTCGGCGCCACCCCCGTCACCATGGGCTGGACCGACGTGTACAACGCCGTGCAGCAGAAGGCCATCGACGGCTGCGAGGCCCAACATTCCGCCAGCTACGGCCTGAGGGTCTACGAAGTGCTGAAGTACATCAACAAAACCGCCCACTTCCAGCTTCTCAACGGCCTCATCGTCGGCGAGAAGTGGTTCAGCACCCTTCCCGCATCCTACCAGGCCCTTCTCCTCGAAGAGTTCGAAAAACAGGGCAAGATTACCGCCGCTGAAGTCATCGAAAAGTCCGACGTCTTCGAGGGCATGATGGTCAAGGAAGGCATGGAGGTAGTGGAAGTGGACCTGGCGGCCTTCAAGAAGGCTTCCGAGGCGGCCTACGAAGAACTGGGCTTCGCCGAGCAGCGGAAGGCAATCTACAAGGAAATCGGCAAGGAATAATTTCCGGCCGGAATATCCTGCGCCTTTGGGTCGATTCACCGGCAGCCGCCGCCTTTCCGGGGCGGTTGCCTTTCCCTTTCTGACGGCGCCGGAAGGAGGCTGCACACGGACATGCTTGAAGTTCTGAAAAAAACCTACCGCTGCGTCTGCACGATCGAGGAGCGGTTCATTTCTTTCACCCTTTGCGCCATCACCGTCCTGATCTTCGTTTCCGCCTTGGGCAGATTCGTCGGCCGCCCCATCAACTGGGCGGTGGACATTTCCCTTCTCCTGTTCGCCTGGGGTGCCTTTCTCGGGGCGGACGTGGGGATCCGCAAAAACAGGGTGATCAACGTCGACTTCCTGACGTCGAGACTGCCCATGAAGACGCAGAAGACCATCGCCATCACGTGGTCCGTGATCATCATCCTCTTCCTGGCGGTGCTCATCGCCTACGGAATCCCCCTCTGCATTTCCAACTTCAAACGGCAGTTCCAGAACATAACCCTGAGCTACTCTTTCGTCACCGCGTCCCTTCCCGTGAGTGCCTTCCTGATGATCATCTCCACGTCCGTCAGGCTTCATCTGCAGATCACCGACTTCCCGTCCACCCTCCGGGGCGGCGGGCGGGACGCGGCGTAGGAAGGAGGAAGACCGAATGCTTCTTCTTGTCGGCGTTTTCCTGGTGCTCCTCTTCCTCGGCATGCCCGTAGCCTTCGCCATAGGGCTGGCGGGTTTCACCTTCATGCTGGCCACGCCCAACATCCCCATTTCCATCTCGGTGCAGCGCATCGTGGCCCAGACCCAGAGCTTCACACTCCTGGCCATCCCCCTTTTCATCTTCGCAGGCAACCTCATGAACGCCACGGGAATCACCGACAGGCTTGTGAAGCTGTCCCGGGTGCTGGTGGGGCACATGGCGGGCAGCCTCGCCCAGGTGAGCGTCATCCTGAGCACCCTCATGGGGGGCGTTTCGGGTTCGGCCAACGCCGATGCCGTCATGGAGTGCAGGATTCTCGGTCCCGAGATGATCAAACAGGGGTATTCCCGGGGCTACGGCGCCGCGGTGAACGGCCTGACCGCCATGATCACCTGTACCATCCCGCCGAGCATGGGCTTTATCATCTACGGCTCCGTGGGAGAGGTGTCCATCGGGCGCCTTTTCGTGGGCGGCATCATCCCCGGGCTGCTCATGATGGCCATGATGATGTTCACGGTGAACTTCACGGCCAAGCGGCGGGGCTACGTGGCCCCGAAGGACGTCCGGAAGCCGAACGCCCGGGAGGTCGTGACCGCCCTGTGGGAGAACATCTTCGCCCTGATCTTCCCCGTCATCCTCATCGTGGGGATCCGGTTCGGCCTCTTCACGCCCTCCGAGGCCGGGGCCTTCGCCGCCGGGTACGCCATTTTCGTGGGCGTCTTCATCTACAGGGAGATGACCTGGAAGAGCTTTCTTGACGCTGTGGAGCAGAGCGCCGTGGACATCGGCGTTCTCATGCTCATCCTCGGCCTGTCCGGGACCTTCGGGTACGCCATCGTCTACGGGCGGGTTCCCCAGACCATCGCGGAATTCCTCATCGGCATCACGTCAAACAGCCACCTTCTCCTCTTCCTGATCATCCTGCTGTTGATCATAGCCGGAATGTTCGTGGAGACCACGGTCTGCGCCATGCTCCTGACGCCGGTGTTCATTCCGGTGATCTCGAGGCTCGGCATCGACCCCGTCCATTTCGGGGTTATCATGATGACCACCCTTACCGCGGGGATCATGACGCCCCCTGTGGGGGTTGCCCTGTACTCCACGTCGGAGATCATGGGATGCACGCCCCAGGAAACCGCCAGGGAGGCCGTGCCCTTCTACCTTACCCTCCTGGCCCTGGTGATCATCCTGGTTCTCTTCCCCCAGATCGTTCTGGTCCTGCCCAACATGGTCTTCGGCTAGAAAGATTCCGCAACGGCAAAATCATGGAAACAGCAGGGAGGCTCCTCAGCGGGCCTCCCCGCTTTTTTCCTGCCCGGACGCCTCCCGCCGAAAGCCTTCCGTTTTCCCGCTTCCTGAGGTTATACTATTCTCACTCCCCGAAAGGGGGGAAAGCAAACGGCGGGATCGCCGCCCCGGGAGGTCAGTCATGAGACAAAAACTGCAGGCCGTTTTCACGGCCCTGGTCATTCTTGCCGCAGCGTTTCCGGCGTCGGCGAAAACAACCGTGTTCGTCTCCGTGCTCCCCCAGAAATACTTCACGGAGCAGGTGGGCGGAGAGCGGGTGGAGGTTTCCGTCCTCGTGGAAAGAAACCGGGATCCCCACACCTTCGAACCCCTTCCGGCACAGATGGCCGCCCTGTCCCAGGCTGACGGGTACATCTCCATCGGCCTGCCCTTCGAAGACTCCCTTCTGCCCAGGATCCGGCAGCTCAACCCGTCCCTGAGGGTCTTTGCGGCGGACCGGGGAATAGAGAAAATCACGGGAAAAGACAAAGATCACCATGGCCATACCCATGAACACGGCCATGATCACGATCACGGCGGAAGCGATCCCCACGTGTGGAACGGGATCAGGGAGGCCCGGACAATAGCGCAAAACACCTGCGCCGCCCTGGCGGAACTTGACCCGGAGGGTGCGGAATACTTCGGCCGCAATCTCGGAAATTTCCTGGAACGGCTTGACGCTCTGGATGCGGAGTTACGGGAGCTCTTCCGGGGCAGAGAAGGGGCGGCTTTTCTTGTCTTTCACCCGGCCTGGGGGTACCTTGCCAGGGAGTACGGCCTGGAAGAGGTGGCCATAGAGGTTGACGGCAAGGAGCCGAAGGCCGCAGAAATGGCCGCGGTGATCACTGATGCGAAGCGGCGGGGGGTGAAGGTGGTCTTCGTCTCGCCCCAGTTTTCGGAAAGAAGCGCGGAGACCATCGCCCGGAGCATCGGCGCGGCGGTGGAAACGGTGAACCCCCTGTCGGAGGAATGGGAGGAAAACATACGGGCGGCGGCCCGGGCCATCGCCGAGGCGGCGCGGTAATTTCTCTTGACCCCGGAGCTTCCTTTCGGTATGGTGTTTTCTGACGTACCGCACATTTCAGGAGGATTATGATGGAAATGGAAAACGTTCTGTTCGCTTTCGGACTGACTCTCTTCGCGGGGCTGTCCACGGGAGTGGGGAGCGCCCTGGCCTTCTTCACGAAGAAGACCAATACCCGATTTCTCGCCTTCTCCCTCGGACTCTCGGCGGGAGTCATGATCTACGTCTCCATGGTTGAGATCTTCTTCAAGGCCCAGAAAGCCCTCCAGGCGGACCTCGGGGAGGTGAAGGGCGCATGGGTCACCGTGATCGCCTTCTTCACCGGCATGTTCGCCGTGATGCTCATCGACAAGTTCGTCCCGTCCCACGAAAACCCCCACGAGATGCACAGGGTGGAGGAAATGCGCGGTGCGGCGGGACAGAAGGGGCAGGAAAACGCCCTCATGCGCATGGGAATCCTCACCGCCCTTGCCATCGCGATCCACAACTTTCCCGAGGGAATCGCCACCTTCATGGCCGCCGTCCAGGAACCCCGGCTCGGCGTTCCCATCGCCGTGGCCATTGCCGTCCACAACATCCCCGAGGGAATCGCCGTCTCCGTGCCGATCTATTACGCCACGGGAAGCAGGAGAAAGGCCTTCCGGCTCTCCTTCCTCTCCGGCCTGGCGGAACCCGTGGGGGCCCTGCTTGCCTACCTCGTCCTCATGCCCTTCCTGAGCGACACCCTTTTCGGCGTCATCTTCGCCGCAGTGGCAGGGATCATGGTCTTCATCTCCGTGGACCAGCTCCTCCCCTCGGCGCGGAAATACGGGGAACATCACGTCTCCATATACGGGCTCATCGTCGGCATGATGATCATGGCCGTGAGCCTGCTGCTTTTTATCTGACCGAAGGAGGAACAGCCCCATGAACATTTCTTTCAGCCTGGAACAGTTTCTGAAGGATCTCGAGTACCTGGTGAATATCGACAGCCAGTCGAGGGACACCGAGGGCGTGGCCGCGGTGGCCTCGTTCTTTGAAAAAGCCTTCGCCGACATCGGCTGGAAGGTGGAGAAGAAGGACCTCGGCCCCGCAGTGGGTCCCAGCCTCAAAATAACCAACGGGAAAGCCCCCTACGACTCCCTGCTCCTCGGACACCTCGACACGGTCTTCCCGAAGGGAACCGTGGCGGAGCGGCCCTTTTCCCGGGATGAACACCGGGCCTACGGCCCCGGCGTGAACGACATGAAGGGAGGCCTTCTCTTCGGTCTCTACGCCGCCCGGGCCCTCACGGAGGCAGGAGCCCCCGGCTCCTTCTGCTTCGTCTACAACAGCGAGGAGGAGATCGGCTCCCGCAGGGCCCGCCCCTGGATCGAGGAACTGGCCCGTGAAAGCCGCACAGCGGTGATCCTGGAGCCCGCCAGACCCAACGGCAACCTGATGAACGAACGGAAAGGCCTGGGAAGGATCGACGTCACCTTCCACGGAAAGGCCGCCCACGCGGGAGTGGAACCGGAAAAGGGCATAAGCGCCGTGAACGAGATGGCCCACTGGATTATCGGTCTCCACGGCCTCACCGATTTCGGGAAGGGCACCACCCTCAACGCCGGCGTGGTGTCCGGCGGCACGACCCCCAACGTGGTGCCCGAGAAGGCCTCCATGACTGTGGACGTGCGGATCAAGATCCCGGAGGAAAAGAATCGCATCGATGCGAAAATCGCCGAGCTGAAGGCACACCCCGCCACTGCGGGCATCAACGTGGAGGCCGATTTCTTCCTCACCCGCCCCCCTATGAACCCCTCGCCGAAGACCATGAAACTCTGCGCCCTGGTGGAAGAGGCAGGCCGCGAGGCCGGGGTGGAGGTCCGCTGGCAGGGTACCGGCGGCGGCTCGGACGGCAATTTCACCGCCGCCCTGGACGTCCCTACCGTGGACGGGCTCGGCCCCGTTGGCGGCGGTTCCCATGCCGTGACGGAGTACGTGGAGATCGGGGAGATTTCCTCCCGTTTCGCCCTTCTTCTGGGCATCCTTGAGAGGATTCCGAATGCCGTCTTCTAGCGCCCCCGCCCACCGGGGAGTCATCATGGCCGTCTGCACGGCCCCGGCAAAGGGGGTGCAGAAAAAAGACCAGGGAGAGGGACGGCTGGTTCCCGGAAAGGGACTCGAAGGTGACGGCCACTTCGGCTTCGCCCACCGGCAGGTGAGCCTGCTGGACGCGGCGGACATCGAGGTCATGAAGCGGTCCATCCCGACCCTATTCCACGGGGCCTTCGCCGAAAACCTTGTCACGGAAGGCATCGACCTCAAGTCCCTGGTCCTCGGAGATCTTCTCAGGATCGGGACGGCGCTCCTCAGGGTGACCCAGATCGGGAAGGAATGCCACTCCCGGTGCGCCATCTACGAGGCCGCCGGCGACTGCATCATGCCCCGGCTGGGCATCTTCTGCGAAGTTCTCACCGAGGGCCCGCTCAAGGTGGGTGACACGGTGGAATTCGTTCCCGAGGAACTGCCCGAACGCCTCGTCCGCCGGGAGATCACCCGCATCGCCGGCGGCAGGCGGGAAACGGTGACGGACAGCATGCTCCGGGAGGCCAGGGTCACCCTGGTGCTTGACGGAGAGAAGCAGGTCACCGCCGTGTGCACCCCCGGGGAGGAGCGGTACTGGGCCGTGGGGCACCTGAAGTGCCGGATGCTCATCGACGGCCGGGAGGACATCGCCAGCCTTGAAATCCTCCCGGGGGAGGTCCGGGTCGCCCGAAAGAAGATGACCGCCGGACTTCCGCTGCTGCAGCGAATTCTTTCATCATCAGCCTCGGCCCTCCTGGAAGAAGGCGCGGGATCCGCCCTTGGATCCGTGGAGGCCGCGGACTGGTCCATCCCTGCCGCGGCCCTGCAGGACGGGGCAGACTGGCTTGGAGAGGCCCCCGTCTTCCGGGCCACGGGAGGCACCCACGCGGCGGCCCTCATCCACCGGACGGGAAAGCGGCTCTTCCTCACCGAGGATATCGGACGGCACAACGCCGTGGACAAGGCGGTGGGGTGGGCGGTGCTCCATGCCGTTCCCCTGGGGGAAACAGCCCTGGTGGTCTCGGGGCGTCTTCCCGAGGACATGGTGCACAAGGCCGCAGGAGCGGGAATACCCGTCCTCGGCAGCATCTCCGCGGCCATCGCCGAGGGTGCCGAAGCGGCGGAACGGGGAGGGATAACCCTCGCGGGGTTCATCCGGAACGGACGGATGAACGTCTACACCCGGCCCGACAGGATACTTGACGCCTGACATGGGGCCCCTGCGGGGGCCCTTTTCTTTATTGACAAAGTACCGAAAAGGCGATAGTGTATTTTTTGATCCACTCAAAGAACCGGCGTTTTAACAAACGAAACAATTATTGTTCAAGGAGGTCGATACAATGTCCCGCTTTGTTACATTCGGAGAGATCATGCTCCGGCTCACTCCCCCCGATCACGAAATCCTCTTCCAGACCAACAACCTGGTGGCCACCTTCGGCGGAGCCGAGGCCAACGTGGCCGTCTCCCTGGCCAACTACGGCGAGAACGTCTCATACGTCACCGCCGCCCCCTTGAACCCGGTGGGCGACGCCATGGTGAAGGAAATGCGCTCCTTCGGCATCGACACCAGCTTCATCGTCCGCAAGGGAGACCGGCTCGGCATTTACTTCACCGAAACCGGCTCGTCCATGCGCCCCTCGAAGGTGGTCTACGACCGCTCCGGTTCCTCAATCGCCGAAGTGAAGCCCGGCGACTTCGACTGGGACAGGATCCTGGACGGAGCCACCTGGTTCCACACCACCGGCATCACCCCCTCCCTGGCCGAGGGAACGGCGGCAGTGGCCCTCGAGGCGGTGAAGGCCTGCAAGGCGAAAGGCATCACCGTCTCCTGCGACCTCAACTACCGCAAGAAGCTCTGGAAGTGGGGCAAGACCGCGAAGGAAGTCATGACCGAGTTCGCACACTACGTGGACGTCACCATCGCCAACGAAGAGGACTGCCAGAAGTGCCTCGGCATCGAGATCGACGTGGACGTCACCTCCGGCGAGCTTGACGTGTCCAAGTACAGGGTTCT
This genomic window from Aminivibrio pyruvatiphilus contains:
- a CDS encoding histidine phosphatase family protein, whose translation is MKRIFLVRHGETDWNREGRFQGQMDIPLNRTGLGQARAVAETLKDVSLDRIVASPLARTRETARPLEELTGLPVEMNGGLVEISHGLWEGRTAGEVEAEWPGMLAAWHGHPELVTMPGGESLADVQKRAWPAFLRTVEEEGESVMVVSHDAVLKVILCRIFDSPLSSFWRFQLANGSITLLELSGKGWRVPLVGEAGHLGSVFRRVEQKAL
- a CDS encoding TRAP transporter large permease, producing the protein MLLLVGVFLVLLFLGMPVAFAIGLAGFTFMLATPNIPISISVQRIVAQTQSFTLLAIPLFIFAGNLMNATGITDRLVKLSRVLVGHMAGSLAQVSVILSTLMGGVSGSANADAVMECRILGPEMIKQGYSRGYGAAVNGLTAMITCTIPPSMGFIIYGSVGEVSIGRLFVGGIIPGLLMMAMMMFTVNFTAKRRGYVAPKDVRKPNAREVVTALWENIFALIFPVILIVGIRFGLFTPSEAGAFAAGYAIFVGVFIYREMTWKSFLDAVEQSAVDIGVLMLILGLSGTFGYAIVYGRVPQTIAEFLIGITSNSHLLLFLIILLLIIAGMFVETTVCAMLLTPVFIPVISRLGIDPVHFGVIMMTTLTAGIMTPPVGVALYSTSEIMGCTPQETAREAVPFYLTLLALVIILVLFPQIVLVLPNMVFG
- the serA gene encoding phosphoglycerate dehydrogenase, whose product is MKVLVTDTVSEAGVGLLRKEKDLRVEVRTGLTRDELLEAVADADGMLTRSGTPLDAEVLGAAKKLRAVARAGVGVDNIDLASASRRGIVVINAPTGNTLAATEHTMAMMLSLVRKVSQAWNSLSLGEWKRSRFMGMQLSGKRLLVIGLGRIGTQVALRCRAFGMEVSAYDPYISKEKADRAGAQLLDDLAGALSLADMVTLHVPLTAETRRLLDAPALRACKRGAFLVNCARGGLVDEEAVAEGVRSGLLSGAAFDVFDGEPVRADHPLLAQDLREKVILTPHIGANTEEAQSAVAVIAASNLAAALLGKPYEHAVNLPFSEQLLSDGRKAYLSLARKMGYLAANLLREPVKSIRVTLRGPLFPGGDDPICFEVPYHYSPFTVAGLKGMLEVSHGPEVNYMSAPLLASDKGIAVEESRAEGGTYKNLLEVTIGAAGSREEVTVAGTVTEEGRQRVVNLNGYWIEFVPEGTVLLFSNHDRPGVIGKVGTILGEAGSNIANFALGRKNGSGLAVGALQIDSDIPPKVIETFKADADLLWAAKVNFSEAL
- a CDS encoding C4-dicarboxylate TRAP transporter substrate-binding protein; its protein translation is MKKALLLLVCFMILASGAPVVAAEVEGNGKSYELMVSTQLADSHPFCQGFYALAKRVSERTGGKLTVKVFPSAQLGSDEDVIEQAIQGVNVAVVTDAGRMANYVKNIGIVGMAYFADNYDEVMKVQQTNFWKENVKKLAEENGIRVLSFNWFDGARHFLTNKPVRKPEDLKGVRIRTPGAPAWSRSVAALGATPVTMGWTDVYNAVQQKAIDGCEAQHSASYGLRVYEVLKYINKTAHFQLLNGLIVGEKWFSTLPASYQALLLEEFEKQGKITAAEVIEKSDVFEGMMVKEGMEVVEVDLAAFKKASEAAYEELGFAEQRKAIYKEIGKE
- a CDS encoding TRAP transporter small permease gives rise to the protein MLEVLKKTYRCVCTIEERFISFTLCAITVLIFVSALGRFVGRPINWAVDISLLLFAWGAFLGADVGIRKNRVINVDFLTSRLPMKTQKTIAITWSVIIILFLAVLIAYGIPLCISNFKRQFQNITLSYSFVTASLPVSAFLMIISTSVRLHLQITDFPSTLRGGGRDAA